A stretch of DNA from Deltaproteobacteria bacterium:
ATCCTGAACCGAGATATAACCTGGAACAACAGGTAAGTTGTGGTCCCTGACATAGGTCATCCAGACCGGCCTGAGCCCGGCCTGCCGGGCCCCCATGACATCCGATTCAGGGTCATCGCCCACGTAGAGGATCTGCTGTTTTTCAACCCCGAGTTTTTCCACCAGCATCTCAAAAACCAGGGGGAGGGGTTTTCGAAAGCCTATTGCGCCGGAGACCAGGACAATGTCAAAGAAAGACCCCAGCCCCATCCGTTCGAGCAGATCCTTTATAACCGGAGCATGGGTAAAATTGGACAGGATCCCCATCCGAAAGCCCCCTTGGAGTTTTTCGAGCATTTCCCTTGTTCCGGGAATGGGCCGGCAATAATCAAAGAAGGTTGAGAAGTAGGCCTCCACCGCCTTGGAAATGCTGGCATCGTCCGGGGAAATCTCATGGCCCAGGGCACTCAGGGCGGCGCTGATCCAGAATCGATTATGGGTCTCTTTACCGTTGGACTTGGTTTCGTTAATAAACCGGAGGGCCGCTTCCTGGTAAGCCTTTTTAAAGGGCTCCCGTTCGAGTATAAGCCCGCTCTCGCCGAGGCTGGTATTCAGACGGCGCCAGGCTTCCTTGATGGCCCCCGGGTCAGCCGTAATCAGGGTATTGAACAGATCAAAGCCGATGGCTTTTACAGTTTCCATGGTTTTCTTATTAACGAATTAGAAGAGGAAAGGCAAGGATTTCCTCAGAGCTCTCAATAAAGGCTGGATTTGTATTAAAACCTCATGACCCATTGGGTCACCACGAAGCATGGAAAATGCGAATATCGAATGATGAATGATGAATGATGAATGATGAATGTCGAAGTGAAGTTGGGTTTGAACCCGTAACTCGTAACCCGTAACTCTATTTTCTTACTAAAGCCCTCATACCCGCCTGGGCCGGCACCACAAATCATGAAAATTTTTTAGAGGCGATGGGCAAGATACAGGGTTCAAGGTTTTTACACTTGCAACTTTCTCCTCAACTGACCCCTGAACCCCGACCCCCGATCCCTTAATGTTATTTTCAATTGGCCCGGGGCTGGCGGTAATACCACTCGAGTTGATCGGGGGTGCTGTCCTGATCGACGTTTTCCATAGTTACCATTTTCTCTCCCCGGCCCGGTGGCAGAATTTCCTTCAGTTTCCATTGTCCATCCAACCGACCGAAGGTCCAGTATTCCTCGAAAGGGGTGACATACTCCTGGGCGCTAACGACCTTCTCTCCTTTCCGGATAATCTTCTGGGCATGGGCGCTGATCCGCACCATGAATTCATCCCGGCTATTATCGGCAAAGTTACGGACCAGGAGCAGCTCTGCCTTCCGTATAGAGAGATTGCGGTATTCTCCGGTAAGATTTTCTTCTTTCCAACGGCCGAGTTGCGTCCTTAGATCTTCAGAAATATTCGGGAACAAATCGGCCGTTGGGAACCGACCGGGAGCTCCGCTTTCCCGGGCCAAATACACATCCAGGAAAACCCGACGGGCCTGTTCGAGCATCTGATTCCGATTCCAGAGCTTGTCGGTCTGGGAAAGGAAGTTTAACAGCCGGTCGATGCGGTTCGATTTCTGCTCAACCTCTTTTTCCAGCCAGGGCCCGGCCTCCCCTTTCGGGGCGGCCTTTTCTCCGTAGATCCCCATCAGGGTATCTTCGGTTATCATCTCCGCGAAGTTTTCCTCCTTGAGTAGATCGGATTCTCCGGCCTGCTCGATCTCCCGGAGCAGCCAACGGCCATTCAGCAACTGGAAGGTCCAGAACTCCTGAAAACGGGCCGGGGCATGATCTCCCCGGAGGAATTTTCCGGTGCGGTCGTCCAGGTAGTAGTCCCGGGCCGAGGCGGTGATCAAAGCAGTGAACTCTCTTTGGGTGACCTTCTCGGTATATCGAACATGCACCAGATCGATTTGTTCCACCATGAGGTCATCGATCCGGTTGATCTCGTGGTTGCGCTGAAGTCCCTGGAGTTGGGTG
This window harbors:
- a CDS encoding HAD family hydrolase, with protein sequence METVKAIGFDLFNTLITADPGAIKEAWRRLNTSLGESGLILEREPFKKAYQEAALRFINETKSNGKETHNRFWISAALSALGHEISPDDASISKAVEAYFSTFFDYCRPIPGTREMLEKLQGGFRMGILSNFTHAPVIKDLLERMGLGSFFDIVLVSGAIGFRKPLPLVFEMLVEKLGVEKQQILYVGDDPESDVMGARQAGLRPVWMTYVRDHNLPVVPGYISVQDEEPGPEVPRISDWDQFLALLGKT